A region from the Streptomyces tsukubensis genome encodes:
- a CDS encoding D-alanyl-D-alanine carboxypeptidase family protein: MSVLKKTALTAAAATLLPALIAAPASATAHSAAGAAVGERSVGEHSVGADRSNQKNQTNRLNRTDQKGRKGQQGKPVRKQPLPPAAMSTVGGTLLGTPGTQVKLGAGAPVLPSGLSARSWIVADAESGDVLASHNSHWRLPPASTMKMLFADTLLPKLPKTDTHKVTWQDLEGVGSGSSAVGIKEELTYSVHDLWLGVFLVSGNDAVHVLSAMNGGIDKTVQEMQAHAEELQALDTQVVSPDGYDAAGQVSSAYDLTLIARSGLQKKDFREYAATSEAEFPGRTVGGKRETFEIANTNRLLTGDGVAPYPGVAGVKNGNTSQAGATFTGVAERNGKVLLVTVMNPDSGERHAVYKETSRLLDWGFAAAGKVTPVGELVAPRSAKPPVGAGPDKHSDQTERARTAAAAKAKEKEQSSGGVGTALAIAGGVLVVLAFGALVVNRRWPRRRA, translated from the coding sequence GTGTCTGTTCTGAAGAAGACGGCCCTGACGGCCGCCGCCGCGACGCTGTTGCCCGCGCTCATCGCCGCTCCGGCGTCCGCGACCGCGCACTCCGCCGCCGGCGCCGCGGTCGGGGAACGGTCCGTCGGGGAACATTCCGTCGGCGCGGACCGGTCGAACCAGAAAAACCAGACGAACCGACTGAACCGGACGGATCAGAAGGGCAGAAAGGGACAGCAGGGCAAGCCGGTCAGGAAGCAGCCCCTTCCCCCGGCCGCGATGTCCACGGTCGGCGGCACCCTTCTCGGCACGCCGGGCACCCAGGTCAAGCTGGGCGCGGGCGCCCCCGTCCTGCCGTCCGGGCTGAGCGCCCGTTCGTGGATCGTGGCGGACGCGGAGAGCGGTGACGTCCTCGCGTCCCACAACTCCCACTGGCGGCTGCCGCCCGCCTCGACCATGAAGATGCTCTTCGCGGACACCCTGCTGCCCAAGCTGCCGAAGACCGACACCCACAAGGTCACCTGGCAGGACCTGGAGGGCGTGGGCTCCGGCAGCAGCGCGGTCGGCATCAAGGAGGAGCTGACGTACTCCGTCCACGATCTGTGGCTCGGGGTGTTCCTCGTCTCCGGCAACGACGCCGTGCACGTGCTCTCCGCGATGAACGGCGGCATCGACAAGACCGTCCAGGAGATGCAGGCGCACGCGGAGGAGCTCCAGGCGCTGGACACCCAGGTGGTCTCGCCGGACGGCTATGACGCGGCGGGCCAGGTGTCGTCCGCGTACGACCTCACCCTGATCGCCCGCAGCGGTCTGCAGAAGAAGGACTTCCGGGAGTACGCGGCGACCTCCGAGGCGGAGTTCCCGGGGAGGACGGTCGGCGGAAAGCGCGAGACCTTCGAGATCGCCAATACGAACCGGCTGCTCACGGGTGACGGAGTCGCCCCGTACCCGGGTGTCGCGGGGGTCAAGAACGGCAATACGTCGCAGGCGGGCGCGACCTTCACCGGAGTCGCGGAGCGCAACGGCAAGGTGCTCCTCGTCACCGTGATGAACCCGGATTCCGGTGAGCGGCACGCCGTCTACAAGGAGACCTCGCGCCTGCTGGACTGGGGTTTCGCGGCGGCGGGCAAGGTCACTCCGGTCGGTGAACTGGTCGCGCCCCGGTCGGCCAAGCCGCCGGTGGGAGCCGGTCCCGACAAGCACTCCGACCAGACCGAACGGGCCCGGACCGCCGCGGCGGCCAAGGCGAAGGAGAAGGAGCAGTCGTCGGGGGGTGTGGGTACGGCCCTGGCGATCGCGGGCGGTGTGCTCGTCGTGCTGGCCTTCGGGGCGTTGGTGGTGAACCGCCGCTGGCCGCGACGCCGGGCCTGA